From a region of the Enterobacter cancerogenus genome:
- the lpxB gene encoding lipid-A-disaccharide synthase has product MVDSRPLTIALVAGETSGDILGAGLIRALKARVPNARFVGVAGPLMQAEGCEAWYEMEELAVMGIVEVLGRLRRLLHIRADLTRRFTDLKPDVFVGIDAPDFNITLEGNLKKQGIKTIHYVSPSVWAWRQKRVFKIGRSTNLVLAFLPFEKAFYDRFNVPCRFIGHTMADAMPLDPDKNAARDVLGIPHDAHCLALLPGSRGAEVEMLSADFLRTAQILRQTYPDLEVVVPLVNAKRREQFERIKAEVAPDLHIHLLDGKGREAMVASDAALLASGTAALECMLAKCPMVVGYRMKPFTFWLAKRLVKTDYVSLPNLLAGRELVKELLQEECQPQALADALLPLLANGKTSHLMHETFRELHQQIRCNADEQAAEAVLELAK; this is encoded by the coding sequence ATGGTCGACAGTCGTCCGCTTACGATAGCCCTGGTCGCCGGAGAAACCTCCGGCGATATTCTTGGTGCAGGTCTCATCCGCGCCCTCAAGGCTCGTGTACCCAATGCGCGCTTTGTGGGTGTGGCAGGCCCGCTGATGCAGGCCGAAGGCTGCGAAGCCTGGTATGAGATGGAAGAGCTGGCCGTGATGGGCATCGTTGAGGTGCTGGGCCGCCTGCGTCGCCTGTTACACATTCGTGCCGATCTCACACGCCGTTTTACCGATCTCAAACCCGATGTGTTTGTCGGTATCGATGCGCCCGATTTCAATATTACCCTCGAAGGGAACCTGAAAAAACAGGGCATCAAAACCATTCACTACGTCAGTCCGTCCGTCTGGGCGTGGCGACAGAAACGCGTTTTCAAAATCGGACGGTCTACCAACCTGGTACTGGCTTTCCTGCCTTTCGAAAAGGCGTTTTACGACAGATTCAACGTGCCATGCCGTTTTATAGGTCACACCATGGCAGATGCCATGCCGCTGGACCCGGATAAAAACGCGGCGCGTGACGTGCTGGGCATCCCCCATGATGCCCACTGTCTGGCTCTGCTGCCGGGCAGCCGTGGCGCAGAAGTTGAGATGCTGAGCGCCGATTTCCTGAGAACGGCGCAGATCCTACGCCAGACCTATCCCGATCTTGAAGTGGTGGTGCCGCTGGTTAATGCGAAACGCCGCGAGCAGTTTGAACGCATCAAAGCGGAGGTTGCGCCGGATCTGCACATTCATCTTCTGGATGGAAAGGGCCGTGAGGCGATGGTCGCGAGCGATGCCGCTCTGCTGGCCTCCGGTACGGCCGCGCTGGAGTGTATGCTGGCGAAATGCCCGATGGTAGTGGGTTACCGCATGAAGCCCTTCACCTTCTGGCTGGCGAAACGTCTGGTGAAAACCGACTATGTCTCCTTGCCTAATTTACTCGCCGGGCGCGAGCTGGTAAAAGAGCTGCTGCAGGAAGAGTGTCAGCCGCAGGCGTTAGCCGATGCGCTACTTCCGCTGCTGGCAAATGGCAAGACCAGCCATCTTATGCACGAGACGTTCCGTGAACTGCATCAGCAGATCCGCTGTAATGCCGATGAGCAAGCGGCTGAAGCGGTGCTGGAGTTAGCAAAATGA
- the lpxA gene encoding acyl-ACP--UDP-N-acetylglucosamine O-acyltransferase → MIDKSAFIHPTAIVETGAIIGANVHIGPFCVVGPHVEIGEGTVLKSHVVVNGHTTIGCNNEIYQFASIGEVNQDLKYAGEPTRVEIGDRNRIRESVTIHRGTTQGGGLTKVGSDNLFMVNAHIAHDCTVGNRCILANNATLAGHVSVDDFAIIGGMTAVHQFCIIGAHVMVGGCSGVAQDVPPYVIAQGNHATPFGVNIEGLKRRGFSREAITAIRNAYKQLYRNGKTLEEAKPEIAELANKHPEVNAFMEFFDRSTRGLIR, encoded by the coding sequence GTGATTGATAAATCCGCCTTTATTCATCCTACCGCGATTGTGGAAACCGGCGCCATTATTGGTGCTAACGTTCACATTGGCCCGTTTTGTGTTGTTGGACCCCATGTCGAAATTGGTGAGGGTACAGTACTGAAATCTCATGTCGTGGTGAATGGTCATACGACTATTGGCTGCAACAACGAGATCTATCAGTTCGCCTCCATCGGCGAAGTTAACCAGGATCTTAAATATGCTGGTGAGCCGACCCGTGTGGAAATCGGCGATCGTAACCGTATTCGCGAAAGCGTCACCATTCATCGTGGAACAACTCAGGGCGGTGGATTGACGAAGGTGGGCAGCGACAACCTCTTTATGGTAAATGCACACATTGCGCATGACTGTACCGTGGGTAATCGCTGTATTCTCGCCAACAACGCAACGCTGGCGGGACACGTATCGGTTGATGATTTCGCAATCATTGGCGGCATGACGGCTGTCCATCAGTTCTGCATCATTGGTGCGCACGTGATGGTCGGCGGATGCTCCGGTGTGGCGCAGGACGTCCCACCTTACGTGATTGCGCAGGGCAACCATGCCACGCCGTTTGGCGTGAACATCGAAGGCCTCAAGCGTCGTGGCTTTAGCCGCGAAGCGATTACAGCGATCCGCAACGCGTACAAACAGTTGTACCGTAACGGTAAAACGCTGGAAGAGGCGAAGCCGGAAATTGCCGAACTGGCGAATAAGCACCCGGAAGTGAACGCGTTCATGGAGTTCTTTGACCGTTCAACAAGGGGTCTGATTCGTTAA
- the fabZ gene encoding 3-hydroxyacyl-ACP dehydratase FabZ, translated as MTTDTHTLHIEEILELLPHRYPFLLVDRVLDFEEGRFLRAVKNVSVNEPFFQGHFPGKPIFPGVLILEAMAQATGILAFKSVGKLEPGELYYFAGIDEARFKRPVVPGDQMIMEVTFEKTRRGLTRFKGVATVDGKVVCEATMMCARSREA; from the coding sequence TTGACTACTGACACTCATACTCTGCATATTGAAGAGATTTTAGAACTTCTGCCGCACCGCTACCCGTTTTTGCTGGTAGACCGTGTGCTGGATTTTGAAGAAGGTCGTTTTCTGCGCGCAGTGAAAAATGTCTCCGTTAACGAGCCGTTCTTCCAGGGACACTTCCCTGGTAAGCCTATCTTCCCGGGTGTGTTGATCCTGGAAGCCATGGCGCAGGCTACCGGTATCCTTGCGTTTAAAAGCGTAGGTAAACTGGAGCCGGGTGAACTCTATTACTTCGCCGGCATCGACGAAGCGCGATTCAAGCGTCCGGTTGTGCCTGGCGATCAGATGATCATGGAAGTCACTTTTGAAAAAACGCGTCGTGGCCTGACTCGCTTTAAAGGCGTTGCAACGGTTGACGGCAAAGTTGTTTGTGAAGCGACTATGATGTGCGCGCGTAGCCGGGAGGCCTGA
- the lpxD gene encoding UDP-3-O-(3-hydroxymyristoyl)glucosamine N-acyltransferase, with protein MPSIRLADLAQQLDAELHGDGDIVITAVASMQSAKAGNITFIVSPKYREHLAQCQASAVVMTQDDLPFATGAALVVKNPYLTYARMAQILDTTPQPAQNIAASAAIDPTAQLGNNVAVGANAVIESGVVLGDNVVIGPGCFVGKNTKIGAGSRLWANVSIYHDVEMGENCLVQSSTVIGSDGFGYANDRGNWVKIPQLGRVIIGDRVEIGACTTIDRGALDDTIIGNGVIIDNQCQIAHNVVIGDNTAVAGGVIMAGSLKIGRYCMIGGASVINGHMEICDKVTVTGMGMVMRPITEPGVYSSGIPLQPNKVWRKTAALVMNIDDMSKRLKAIERKIDQQD; from the coding sequence ATGCCTTCAATTCGACTGGCTGATTTAGCTCAGCAGTTGGATGCAGAATTACACGGTGATGGCGATATCGTCATCACCGCTGTTGCGTCCATGCAATCTGCTAAAGCGGGCAACATTACCTTTATAGTAAGCCCTAAGTACCGTGAACATCTGGCCCAGTGCCAGGCGTCCGCCGTTGTGATGACGCAGGACGATCTTCCGTTTGCCACAGGCGCTGCACTGGTAGTTAAAAATCCCTACCTGACTTACGCACGCATGGCCCAAATTCTTGATACCACGCCGCAGCCGGCGCAAAACATTGCTGCCAGCGCAGCGATCGACCCGACGGCTCAGCTGGGTAACAACGTGGCAGTTGGCGCAAATGCCGTTATCGAATCTGGCGTTGTGCTGGGCGATAACGTGGTCATTGGTCCGGGCTGCTTCGTTGGAAAAAATACCAAAATTGGCGCAGGCTCCCGTCTTTGGGCCAATGTGTCCATTTATCATGACGTTGAGATGGGCGAGAATTGCCTCGTTCAATCCAGCACGGTGATTGGCTCTGACGGTTTCGGCTATGCCAACGATCGTGGCAATTGGGTTAAGATCCCGCAGCTTGGTCGCGTTATTATCGGCGATCGTGTAGAGATCGGCGCATGTACGACCATCGACCGCGGCGCGCTGGACGACACCATCATTGGTAACGGTGTTATCATTGATAACCAGTGTCAGATTGCACATAACGTTGTGATTGGCGACAATACTGCCGTTGCGGGCGGCGTGATCATGGCTGGCAGCCTGAAAATTGGCCGCTACTGCATGATTGGCGGTGCCAGCGTGATCAATGGCCATATGGAAATATGCGACAAGGTGACGGTAACGGGAATGGGCATGGTGATGCGTCCTATTACTGAACCCGGCGTCTATTCCTCTGGCATTCCGCTGCAACCGAACAAGGTATGGCGTAAAACAGCTGCACTGGTGATGAATATTGATGATATGAGCAAGCGACTCAAAGCCATTGAGCGCAAGATCGATCAACAAGACTAA
- the skp gene encoding molecular chaperone Skp codes for MKKWLLAAGLGLAMATSAQAADKIAIVNMGNLFQQVAQKTGVSATLENEFKGRAGELQRMEGDLQTKMQRLQRDGSTMKASERSKLEKDVMAQRQTFSQKAQAFEQDRQRRSNEERGKLVTRIQSAVKAVAADQSIDLVVDANAVAFNSSDVKDITADVLKQVK; via the coding sequence GTGAAAAAGTGGTTATTAGCTGCAGGTCTCGGTTTAGCGATGGCAACCTCTGCTCAGGCAGCAGACAAAATTGCAATCGTCAACATGGGTAATTTGTTCCAGCAGGTTGCACAGAAAACCGGTGTTTCTGCGACTCTGGAAAACGAATTTAAAGGCCGTGCTGGCGAACTGCAACGTATGGAAGGCGACCTCCAGACTAAAATGCAGCGTCTGCAGCGTGATGGTTCTACCATGAAAGCGAGCGAGCGCAGCAAGCTGGAAAAAGACGTAATGGCACAGCGCCAGACTTTCTCCCAGAAAGCGCAGGCTTTCGAGCAGGATCGTCAGCGTCGTTCTAACGAAGAGCGCGGTAAACTGGTTACCCGTATTCAGTCTGCTGTTAAAGCAGTAGCAGCCGATCAGAGCATCGATCTGGTTGTGGATGCGAATGCCGTCGCTTTCAACAGCAGCGATGTTAAAGACATCACCGCTGATGTTCTGAAACAGGTTAAATAA